Genomic window (Lutra lutra chromosome 17, mLutLut1.2, whole genome shotgun sequence):
TAGGatgcatgcatttcttccagcttgcctaatttgttggcatatattgCTCAGaatatgttcttatatttgttcagtttgggttgtgatctctcctctttcatttatgattttatttgggtcctctctctcttctttttgctcttcaattttctttttgaaatgtctGGTCTGGAGTTTATAGACCTTagtaaatctttcaaagaaccaactcctattTCATTAAgctgttctactcttcttttgctttctatttcattgatttctgctctaatctttattatttcgcttctctcatttattatttcttctcttcttctcttcttctattctcttatttattatttctcttctatctcttctcttatttctcttctcctgctggatttgaggtttatttgctgttctttctacAGCTccttaggtgtaagattaggctGTGTGTTTGAGACTTGTCTTGTTTCTTGGGAATGTCTTGCATTACTATTTCCCTCTTAAGATTGCCTTTGCTACAACTCGAGGGTTCtgaattgttgttgttgttgttttgtgttttgttttaattttcatttgtgtcatgattttttaaaaagtatttctttaatttcctggttaacctattcattctttagtaggatgctttttttttttttttaagattttttttttttttaatttgacagacagagatcacaagtaggtagagaggcaggcagagagagaggaggaagcaggctccctgctgagcagagagcctgatgtggggctcaatcccaggaccctgggatcatgacctgagcggaaggcagaggctttaacccactgagccacccaggcacccctagtaggatgctctttaacctccaagtctTTGTGTTCCTTCCAAGCTTTCTCTTGCaattgagttcaagttttaaagcCTCCGAAAATATGCCTGGAATAATTCCAGTATTTTGGTACCAGGTGAGACTGATTTTGACACAGTATGTGATTTATACTGCACTGTTCCATGCAAAcacaagaagaatgtgtattctgttgctttaggatgaaatgtcctgaatatatctgtgaagtccatctggtccagtgtgttatttaagccctcatttccttgttgatcttatgcttagatgatctgtccatttctgtgagtGCAGTGTTGAAGTccactacatttatttatttatttgttatccacgtgtttcttttattttgttattaattggtttatacaattggctgcttccaagttagggacataaatatttatagttgttgggtcttcttattggatagacccttttattATGCTATAGTGTCCTACTTCACCTCTTactagtctttggtttaaatctagtttgatataaggattgctactccagctttctttcaaTGTCCCTTAgaatgataaatggttctccacccccctactttcaatctggaggtatGTTTGGCTCTCATATGAGTCTCTTCtaagcagcatattgatggggcttgttttgttttgaattgaaTTGACTACCCTGTGTCTTCTAATTGGAACTTTTTAGTCCCTTTACactcagagtgattattgaaaaataGGAATTTAGCACCATCATATTACCTATAAAGTCactcttttgtaaaatgtctctgtttcttttgagtgtttcttcttttggactctctctttgctcagaggatccccttaatatttcttgcaggcctGGTTTCGTGATCACAAACTCCTGTGGTTTTTATTCtgcctggaagctctttatctctcctattcctAATGTCAGGCTTGCTGTataaagtattcttagctgcCTATTTTTCTCAATTAGTACATTGACTCTGTCATGCTAGTCCTTTCttgcctgccagatctctgtggttAGATATGCCGCCAGCCTTCTCTTTTTACTCTGGTAGTTTActgacctcttgtcctgagctgttttctggattttatctttatctctgatttttaGAAACTTCACTATTCTATGTCAACCTTGTTgacctttttattcattttgcaggaggtttctctgtgcctcctggacttgaatatttatttccttcccaaGATTAGGTTAAGTTCttagctataatttgctcaaataaatcttctcccccagcccaccccgCCTCTTCCTCTAGGATCCCAATTATACTAACTCGTTTTACTTTGTGGTATCACTGATCTCTTGAATCTTCACTTTGTGATCCAAGAgctgtttatctttttctcagcttccttattctccattTTGTCTTCTGTGTCACTGATGCTCCCTTCTACCTCACCTACcatagcagttagagcctccttCCTAAATTGCATCTCAGTAATAGCCTTTTAGATTTCAACTTGACTAGATTTTGGTTATTTCTCTGGTTAGGAATTTTCTagtgtctttttgctttttgaagcccagctagtatccttatagTTGTTgatttgaattctagttctgtGTACTgatatccatattgattaaatccaTGGTACTGAGTAGTGTACCTTGTTCTCTCTTTTGGgatgagtttttccatcttgtcattacatccagaaaagaatagatgaatgaagggaaaaaaaatacaaaaacaaaaacaatgacatGATCGCATCACCAATACCCCTCTTTCTCCAGTGCTACCGAATTAGATTTGGGTGATTTTGGTAAATATCATCCGACAGCATCCAATCATCAGTAACAGATAGGAATTCAGTTAAATCATGAAGATAAAGTAGGACTTCCCTACTCTTCAGAATCCCACCACATTTGCCAATTCCTTTCTCCCATTACATGTATTCATCACATGACACCACCAAGAGCTGTCTGTGCCTTTGCAGTGAATGAAGCAAGCCACCTCCAGGTCCCTCCCCACAGTAGAcacaatttttacattttcttttaatagggCTTATGCTTCTAAGGATGCTGATTTCATCAAGTTCTACATAGATTCACATGCCACATCCCAGTGTTTAATGTCTGAATTAATACCCATTGGCCTTCCAGCTCTCTAATCTCAAGTGTTTAGAGAAGACACTCCTGCACAACCCAGGCAAAAAAGATGTTTGTGATGCCTATtagctggggggaaaaatgagcaaaaatataGCTGTAAATCTGGAGATaactaggaaataaaacaaatagaaattctttttctaaatccATGGAGTCCATTGTGCAAATTGTGCAAATTGAGACATTTGCAGTCTACAtgctcattttttcattttatgtattttcaatcTGTGACCTGGGCTACAGTGTCACTCCATTTGGGAGGTTTCTCCTACTTCCGGGTTATCTATGACCTATGCTGCATAGTCACATGGGCACGTGATTCAAACCAACACCCCCAccaataaatggaaaacatacCTTCATTATGGGTCATGGTGGAGTGATTAAGAGTCCCAGTTCAAGTCCACATTTGGCCAAACTAATGCCAGCTTGGGTAAGCTCTGTGGGCATCTTCTCTAGGAGAACACAGGATGGGAAATGCTTGGGAAAAGGGACCGAGGATTGCCCACAGAGGTGGATCTGATTGTCATGTCTCAAGTTACATTACCTTGTGACTCTACAGAGTGTTGTCTAGGTGATGagagaacagaaggcaagctgaggacgaagcagaagctgacaccccatgAATCCCCACCCCCCATGGGATATATGGGACATTCTTCAGGCACTCCTGGCTACCCTAAAGGAGAAACAAATGGTTACcttgtagagatcacaatcctgcaagacctaTGTGTTCCTCAGTTtccaaatgtcctagtgatttacaaggaagcAGCTTTCTTTTATGTATAACTGAAGTTCCAGCGACCCATAACTCAGAATCCTGAAGCAGCACAAGTCAGcacaaggaggagaaaatgatACACTAGATAAACTAGGCAGGGAAATCACCCATCATTTCAACCTTAAGGTCACTGAGGGAATGGattcaaaggaatattattcCCTTCCATTACCAAATAGGTGACAGATAACACCAGTTGCCTACAACTTTCAGTAAAATGAGATAGGGgcctcttgggtggctcagtcattaagcacctgccttagttcaggtcttggtccctgtcctgggatcaagccctgcatcaggctccctgctcagcagggagcctccttctctctctctccctcttcccctgcttgtcatataaaatcttgaaaaaaaaaaaaaagagataggtTCACCTTGGTGGTAGGACAACACACTACTGATCATAAACTCATGTTAACATATTAAAAACCATTATGTTTGATTAATTGAAGTACATTAAGTTCACACATAGACTATCTTATGCATTTCAAATGCACTGTTACAGTTGTTCAAAATACGGAATACAAGCGTTAAACCCCATAGTTGATATCACAATGTGGAAGTGACCTCCTTAAGTTCCAGTGCTACTGTCAGTCCCAACAGATGTGTATGTCCAGCTATATGGCATGGTAGGGAAGAGTTAGATGACCTCTTTCTGTTATCGGGGAGGATTTCTTCATTTCAACCACATCCACTCCTATTCTCTAAAGATCGCTATTACGAAGATACATCAGTAGTTAACCGGTGCAccacctttttttccttaaagagcaATCAGGAAAACCGTGTATGTCTAATATTAAGGAAGTTCTTTAATtttaggaaatggagaaaaatactgTTCTGAACACCTATTTCATGGCAACTTACATCAATGCTATAACCCTAAGCAGTGTCTCCATTTAGATTTTCTTCGTTCACGTTGTGTATTACACAGTTCTCACCTTCCGAGGAAAATCTGGGATGCGTGAGTCCCCCCGAGTGCAGCAGGGCATCGAATGCCATTGACGGAGCTAAAATCAGGCTCACGGATTCATACATCCAGTACGAGTAACTCAATCTCCAGAGGTGATTTGAGAATAAAGTACATTAATATTTGTTGGTCACAAACCTCAAAAGGATCAATATAACAAAAAGCACATCGAAACTAATCGTACCCTTGTAAAAACTCCCCCACTGAATCTTTCCAACGTAACAGCATATGCACTTTCCAAGTGTTTAACTTGATCTTTTTCCTTGGGACTAACGAGTACTGTCTGAATAGAGGGACTGATACACTCCTTTTATGTGATATCTGTGACATTTATTGACATTAGATGTTCAATCACAgagttttctaattatttgtatGATTCAATTTACCTTCTTTAGCACTTTATTTGCAAACGTGTATATTAAAATGAGGGTCTTTCCACAATCATCATGTTTCTAGGGTTTGAACCTAGTGTGCATATTGGGACACGGAGTATAGACTGAATTCCAGTAAAAGGTTTCACCACATTCATCACATTTTACGATGTTGCTCTCATATGATAACTATGATGTTGTGAgtttcaggagagagagagggtggactTCTTTAGATGTGTATAGTTATTCTCCAGTTACATTGGATGAAAGGTCTGTGATGTAAGGGTTTTACAGTCCTTACTCCtagtctttacatttttaaactttcttgcCAGTATGACTTCTATGATGGTTAGTAAGGTGTGAGCACCGGtaaaaggccttgccacattcttcacatttgtaaggtttctctccagtatgaattctgtgatgctGATCAAGGTGTGAGCACTTGTTAAAGGCTTTGCCACATTCTTGGCATTGGTAAGGTTGATCTCCAGTATGAATTCGGGGATGCCAAGTAAGGTCAAAAGGCCAGCTAAAGGCCTTGCCACACTCTTGACATTGGTAAGatctctctccagtatgaatttgGTGATGTTGAGTAAGTTGTGAAGGCCGGCTAAAGGCTTTGCcgcattcttgacattggtaaggcttctctccagtatgaattcggTGATGTTGAGTAAGGGCTGAAGTTCGGCTAAAGGCCTtaccacattccttacatttgtaaggtttctctccagtatgaattctgtgatgcaCAGTAAGCAATGAGCTCCGGTGAAAGGCcctgccacattcttgacatttgtaaggtttctctccagtatgaaatCTGAGATGATTACTAAGGGTTGAGTGACCCTTAAAGGCCTTGTCACATTCCtgacatttgtaaggtttctctccagtatgaactCTGTGATGTCAAGTAAGTCATGAACACttgttaaaggccttgccacattccttacatttgtaagatttctctccagtatgaattcggTGATGTGCATTAAGCAATGAACTCTGGTAAAAGGCTTTGTcacattcttgacatttgtaaggcttctctccagtatgaactCTGTGATGTCGAGTAAGGTATGCCAGCTGGTTAAAGGACCTAGcacattccttacatttgtaaggtttctctccagtatgaattctgtgatgttgagtaaGTGTTGAgcgaattttaaaaactttgccaCACTCTTTACATTTGTAGAGTTTCTTTCCAGTATGGATTTGCCTATGTTTCCTTAGGGATGAGCAGTACTTAAAGGTTTTACATTCTTCAcatttgtatgatttcacttcagTATTCATTTGCTGATGCTGAGATCGGGTTGAGTGCCAGTCAAAGACTTTACCACGTcccttaaaaatgtgttttctctccaCTAGGGATCATCTTATTTCTACTTAGTCTTGATGACTGCCTATATGTGGGACCACGTTTAGCATATCTGAATGGGTTTTTGGCCTCATGAATTCTCTGATGATCACCAATAATGGAGGACTGCTGAGGACCATTCTCACACTGACTGGATTCATCAGGATTTTCTCCCAAATGGATACTCTCATGTGTAATAAGGTTAGACCTCTGATGAAAGACTTCCCCACATTTATAACATTCATACTGGTTCTCTGAAAACTGAGTCCTCACATGTCTCTGAACACTGCAGCCCTGGTGAAGTGTTTTCTCAGATTCAGGGCACTGAGCAATGCTGTCTCCATTGGAAGGGCTCTGGTCATTCCGGAGGGTCGACTCCTCAGTGGAGCCCCTCTCATATAGATTCCGCTTAGCACTCTGTTCTTCATTATTCAATCTCTGATTTTCAGAAGTATCTGATGGAAAGGTCAATCCAATCCCGTTTTGAAAATGGTTCCAATCATTGTTTTCAGCACGGTCTAGATAACTTTCTAGATTGTCCAAACTGTCTTTCCACAAAGAGCTACGTTGGAATACTTGATTGGAGCTTTTGCTGACAGAAACACACTGCTTTGTGGAAGCAGCTGACTTAAAAAGGGAGGTTTTCCACAATGTTTTATATCCTTCACTATTCGGGTCATTTTGAGTCTTATTAGACGCCGTTGCCTCAGATGGGCTATATCCTTCATGGTATCTTTGatgcccttccctctccctatCACCGTCCCGGTCTGTCATTAAGTATACATATTCAAGGGCGCTATTTTTGTATCTACTCATTGTCACTTTTTAGAAAGAAGCCCCTATGCTTGGCTTTTGCAGGAAGTTCTGGGTGTCATGTGAAGATATGCCTGAGAGATAtcaaataagagaaaaggaaactcattGCACTTACTACTTTCAGAAGAATATACAGATGATTTGTAACATACAAGCTTCAAGTCAATCAGAGAGTGTCAGAAAGATGGCTGGGTAGGAAtcatcagaatttccttcctccaTGGACACCTTACGTTTGAACACAACATACTGACCACATACCCTAATAGATAATTCTGTGATACTGTCATGTTGTAGCACAAATCCCTTCCTGCATCTCAAATAATCTGGAAAAGTGCCATGTGAGCATAAAATTAGAAGGATGgttatttaaacataaaactgaaatgaaCCAAATAGGAAAAAATCCAACATACTCAATAGGTAAAGATTGTAAGCTTCTCCTCTATGATCAGAAATGAGGTAATGAAGTAACCCCACCACTGCCTTTCAACATGGTACTGGACAGTCTAGTCAGAAcaactggggaagaaaaaaacacataaaaagaatccaaactgaaaaaagaaaaagtgaaattatctgtgttcacagatgacatgatctatAAAAGACCATAAAGAatcctaatttaatttttctgtgttttcctattgtttgtattgtttatttctgctaAACATTATCTACAACACTTtccagtttcaattttttttttaatgcaatacatggctgagtttaaaaaaaaaaaaaaagctggaagggtgcctgggtggctcggtgggttaagcctctgcctccagctcaggtcatgatctcagggtcctgggattgagtcacacattggactctctgtttggcaaggagcctgcttcctcctctcctctctctgcctgcctctctgcctacttttgatctctgtctgtcaaataaatgaataaaatcttttaaaaagaagagagagagagagctggaataAAAAACTTAACTTTCCATGAGAaactaggaaaggaaaaaaacttaaatgaaatgtaGTAGTACAATAAGTAACATAgataaatctgaaataaataaaatggggaacAGAATTGTAACAGAACACTGAATGTAATGCCCAGTTTACCCGAAATAATAAAACTGGTTGTGCTTTAACTTGGTCAGCATTTATAAACTACCAAATCAGATAACTtaggaataaaaacaataacaacaacaatagatAATTCCTAAATTTGCACAAGTCACTAAGACTGAATTATCTACCCTCTACCAAATAAATGGGAACTCATCTTACACCAGAAACAGGAAGTTGttatatttggaaacaaaactctcccagcacagaaaagcccaagaccTAGGAATGTTACAACATTTGATgcagtcactgagttccctaaatcaAATCTTGTGCTAGAGGATTCTGCTCTCTTTTGCTCAgattcattgttttccttttttgtgtccTTGAGGTCAGAAAgtccttcctctgtttcctccaGCTGGCTGTTTATTACATCAATCCTCTTTACAATCTCATTTATTGCATTGTTAatctcattgatttttaaaaatttattaatttgaggggtgcctgggtggctaagtgcattaaaacctctgccttcggctcaggtcatgatcccacagtcttgggagggagccctgcattgggctctctgctcagtggggagcctgcttcctcctctctctcttccttcctctctgcctacttgtgatctctgtctgtcaaatgaataaataaaatctttaaaaaaatttatttatttgagagaaaaacaaagaaatagaaagagcatgagtgggagctacagagggagagggagaatatcaAGTAGACAGCACACTGAATGTTGACactgacctggggctggatcctaggatctTGAAATCACTACTTAAGCTTAAACCAAGAATCAGATATAATTGAGATACCCATgtgctccattttttttcccttttaactcTTGTCTCTGTGGTAAAGTTCTCAGCACTTTTTTCTCAAACCTGTGAGTATATGATTGTTGCCTTTAATTCTCCATTAGGTATGTCACTGATAACTGCTTcccttagatctctggccatggccgtatttttttgtttcttttaggatAAATTCTTCCATCatggcattttgtctaagtctgccttcctctctgtttagAAAAGCCAGTGATGTGTCCTGCTACATCCTTCTAGTAAGTGGTCCTCAGAAGTTCTCCTTGCCTTCTGTAGACAGTATTTGCTCCCGGGTCTGAATGTGGTCAGTTTTAACTAGGTgagctctggtctgcttgtgaaatgagacctgaaaTCACCTCCAACAAAACGGAGGTTGTGCAGaactctctgctctgctcaggaGATGTGATGTGGACAGGGGCCCACCTTTCTGGGCCTGAGGTAAGCTAGACTGAGATGGTCAGTCCAACCACAGCACAGGGGCCTGGGGCTTGGAAGCAAGCCAGACAGCCAATGTCCTCACCAACGAGGACACTGGGACACTGCTCTACATTATGCtacagggcaggagagggaaatggtgccaTCTAACTCCTGTGTTCTTAGACACATATCCCACTGAATGTTTCCTCACAGGGAAATAGTCCTAGACTAGTGAATAATCTTCCCACTGTGTCCCCCAGTCATTCTTCTGATCACTGTTTGCAGGTTGTCTGTACCCAGGTTCCTTGCCTTCCTTCTCACCAGGAGTAGCACAGCACCTTTttggctctatcccagccaagcctgctgacctttaaaactctagGCTTTAAGAACTGCTAGTtccaagaactcatgaaattcaacCCCTCTTGTTTTGCACACCAGGGGCTTTGGAGAAACATTCTCCTAGTGCGTTCCCTCTGTCATGTCACTTTCTCCACAACCAGGGATCCCTGCCTTCCATAGCACTGTAATTCTTCCCGCCCTCAACCATGTCTCCAAACTTTCTGCCATCtatgatgtggcctcttctctcctttaACTTGGGGAATATGATCTGTCAGTCTTCATGGCCATTTCTGGAATACTAAGGATGATTTGGTGCTTATCTAGTTGTGTTCCTGAGATGTGATGAGTCTAGCGTCCTCCTATTCCAAGGCCATTTTCCTCTCCTGGAAATCCTTGTTGTTAGAAACCTGTGaaaagggttgcctgggtggcttagtggggtaaagcctctgcctttggctcaggtcatgattccagggtcctggaattgagcaccgcattgggctctctgctcaatatggagcctgcttccctactgataaaataaataaataaataagatctttaaaaaaataaaaagaaacctgtgtgaaatagaaaaaacaattacAACACTGGAGAATACAAACCCAACACAtaaaaaatttgttgtttctacataaaaaagaattccaaaagtTGAGACATAATACATTTAGAGGAACATCCCCCCAAATAAAATGCTTATAATACACCATAAGGATATCAAATCTGGAACAATGAGAACTATGAATACTGTGCAggaattgaaagaagaaataagtggAAACACATCAATGTTCTTTCACTCAAATACTTAAGACTATTGACCTATCAATAAGTCTTCAATTGACCTGCATATTTaatgtactctctgtcaaattcCCAATGCAATTTttgcagaaagaacaaaatgcacCCTAACTTTACATGGATGCCACAGGATAACACATACCCAGAATAATCTGGAAAATGAACAGCACACGTCGTGATTTAAGGCATACTGTAAAGTCACAGTCATCAAAATAATATACTACAGACGAAAGAAAGCCACAGAATAAGGGAAGAGTGTAGATGATCTAGACATAGATTTCTCCAATGTTACTGTGTATGACAATCAACTGGGGCCTTGTTAAAATTCAtattctgaggggcacctgggtggctcagtgggttaaggcctctgccttcggctcgggtcgtggtctcagggtcctgggatcgagccccgcatcgggctctctgctaagccgggagcctgcttcccccccccctctctctctgcctgtctctctgcctccttgcgatctctgtctgtcaaatgaatgaattaaaaaaaaattcatattctgaTTTTGATTTCTGATTAGGGTCTAAGTTTCTACATTTCTCACAAGTGTGCAACTGATGCCCACATTTTCAATTCTACAGTTCTAAATTCcgtaaatgaaagaatgaataaatgttggatggatggatgaaaaaatgaatgaatgaatgaagaaaataaaaataaaaaataaaataaaataaaagtcatgaatGGGGCTGcatcagtggctcagttgggtaagtgtctattttggctcaggtcatgatctcagggttttgggactgagccccacagcaggctttGTGCCTCTCTAGAGGTACACGAAGGATGGAGAGAAATCAAAGGAGTAGTTAGGTCTAAGATCATGGCAATGGGAATCCGTCACAAGAAACGACTTGTGTTCATGTTCCACTGAAAGACAAATCATAGATTTTACACGTCAGTACTAGTCATGACAGTCCTGCACGGAGAACCATTCCCCCCTCCTGTTAACAGTAGAATGATGTGACTGGCATCCATACAACAGAACAGGATTGCTCCACTCTAATGAATGATGCACAGTAACATGCAGGAAAACCAACCAATTCacaaagtcagagaaagaaaaaaaaaacaaatagaagagtCCCCATTACCTGATGATATTTCCACAAAGTAAAAAAGGGAGCACAGCAATCCCTTGCCTTAGATGCTGAAACAGTGCTGAGCTTAGGGGAAAAGTTACTGAGACCTCAAAAGGAGTTCAGAGGACAATATTGTGTTTCATTACCTCGGTGGCTTATACAGATGAGATCAGTTTGTGAAATTCCATCCATGAAGCTCTTCACTTGTGATCTGCACATGTGactctactttccttttttttaaagattttatttatttatttgacagaccgagatcacaaggagggagagacgcaggaagagagaggggggaacaggctccccaccaagcagagaaccccatgtggggcttgatcacaggaccccgaaaccatgacctgggctaaaggcagaggcttaacccactgagccacccaggtgcccaaataaataatttttaaaaacttaaattaaaaaatagacacaggggcacctgggtggctcagtgggttaagcctctgacttcggctcaggtcatgatctcagggtcctgggatcaagcctgacattgggctctctgttcagaagggagcctgcttccctcccccgccccgcccctgcctctctgcctactttttatctctctctgtcaaataagtaaataaaatcattaataaaaaaagtagaaacaaaagcCTCATCATCAAAAACCTAGATATAAGTATTAGCAATATACATAAACTaacaaattgaaattaaaataggaaGGAATTTCACACTGTGACTAGATTTTAAaagcatgctttaaaaaaatgcatgcataACGCTGACAGCATGATGAACACGGCTGGCAGCACAGACACAATTCCTCTGGAAATCGGCCATTTTCCCGTGTTTCTCTACAAACTCCCAGCCCCTTCCTGTGAGTGGGCTGCAGGTTTGAAGGCCCCGACCTGCTGAAGCCTCCTTGCTGGCAAAGCAATGAAGCTACAGCTGCCCTTGATCCCCAGCTCTGTCTGCATGTTCTGATCTGGGTCTGAAGTGTGG
Coding sequences:
- the LOC125088878 gene encoding LOW QUALITY PROTEIN: zinc finger protein 345-like (The sequence of the model RefSeq protein was modified relative to this genomic sequence to represent the inferred CDS: inserted 2 bases in 1 codon; substituted 2 bases at 2 genomic stop codons); its protein translation is MSRYKNSALEYVYLMTDRDGDREREGHQRYHEGYSPSEATASNKTQNDPNSEGYKTLWKTSLFKSAASTKQCVSVSKSSNQVFQRSSLWKDSLDNLESYLDRAENNDWNHFQNGIGLTFPSDTSENQRLNNEEQSAKRNLYERGSTEESTLRNDQSPSNGDSIAQCPESEKTLHQGCSVQRHVRTQFSENQYECYKCGEVFHQRSNLITHESIHLGENPDESSQCENGPQQSSIIGDHQRIHEAKNPFRYAKRGPTYRQSSRLSRNKMIPSGEKTHXFKGRGKVFDWHSTRSQHQQMNTEVKSYKCEECKTFKYCSSLRKHRQIHTGKKLYKCKECGKVFKIRSTLTQHHRIHTGEKPYKCKECARSFNQLAYLTRHHRVHTGEKPYKCQECDKAFYQSSLLNAHHRIHTGEKSYKCKECGKAFNKCSXLTXHHRVHTGEKPYKCQECDKAFKGHSTLSNHLRFHTGEKPYKCQECGRAFHRSSLLTVHHRIHTGEKPYKCKECGKAFSRTSALTQHHRIHTGEKPYQCQECGKAFSRPSQLTQHHQIHTGERSYQCQECGKAFSWPFDLTWHPRIHTGDQPYQCQECGKAFNKCSHLDQHHRIHTGEKPYKCEECGKAFYRCSHLTNHHRSHTGKKV